The uncultured Desulfobulbus sp. genome window below encodes:
- a CDS encoding site-specific integrase has product MAAKKYPIKKHQGVFGYDSTTKRFNSKPDVCLYITFKVDGKKTTEKVGWLSEGYTPQLAAELRSKRIREARHQGEVKTSREIRAEQRKVNRPLKEIKEHYFNSTRGLALKGRSVDLARWEHHLTFLESKSVKELSQLDAERIKKSMKGKGLAPATIDHALRLLRRIVNHGVEHSLCPALPFKIKFPKVNNIKTEFLTPEEATRLIDTLNSWPRQDIARMVKLAMFSGLRRGELFRLKREHLDFHHSLITIAGPKGGKDVTIPMSPPVRELLEEQLAFLEDEQERRAKRYRNTTKAAPAWEDHGYLFPGVLGKQRVECGAIDRIKKAADLPKQFRPFHGLRHHYAVLLASSGEFNLDQIGQLLTHKSSDITRRYAHFLPEAQQRAADRAAEIISAHTTTAGGKEEQKVVNLRDKK; this is encoded by the coding sequence ATGGCAGCGAAAAAATACCCTATAAAGAAGCACCAAGGCGTTTTTGGTTACGACTCAACTACCAAGCGGTTCAATAGTAAGCCCGATGTTTGTCTGTACATCACGTTTAAGGTGGATGGAAAGAAGACGACTGAGAAGGTTGGCTGGTTGTCCGAAGGCTACACCCCGCAGCTTGCAGCTGAGCTCAGGTCCAAAAGGATTCGGGAAGCCCGGCACCAGGGAGAAGTCAAAACCAGTCGAGAGATCAGGGCGGAGCAAAGAAAGGTCAATCGCCCACTGAAAGAAATCAAAGAGCATTACTTCAACAGCACCCGTGGCCTAGCCCTTAAAGGACGTTCTGTCGATTTGGCCAGGTGGGAGCATCATTTAACCTTCCTTGAGAGCAAAAGCGTTAAAGAGCTTTCTCAGCTTGATGCTGAGCGGATAAAGAAATCAATGAAGGGGAAGGGGCTGGCACCGGCGACCATTGACCATGCCTTACGCTTACTCCGAAGAATCGTCAATCACGGTGTAGAGCATAGCCTGTGCCCCGCACTCCCATTCAAAATTAAGTTCCCCAAGGTCAACAACATCAAGACCGAATTTCTCACTCCTGAGGAAGCTACTCGTCTCATCGACACCTTGAACAGCTGGCCCAGGCAGGACATTGCCCGCATGGTGAAGCTGGCCATGTTCTCCGGATTGCGACGTGGTGAACTTTTCCGCCTTAAACGAGAGCATCTTGATTTTCACCATAGCCTGATCACCATTGCCGGGCCCAAAGGCGGCAAAGATGTCACCATCCCCATGTCTCCACCTGTGCGGGAGTTGCTTGAAGAGCAGCTCGCATTTCTTGAAGATGAGCAGGAACGCCGGGCTAAGCGATACCGCAATACAACCAAGGCCGCTCCAGCCTGGGAAGACCACGGTTACCTCTTTCCTGGAGTCCTGGGGAAACAGCGGGTTGAATGCGGAGCTATTGACCGTATCAAGAAAGCAGCAGACCTACCCAAGCAGTTCCGGCCCTTTCATGGGCTCCGCCACCATTACGCCGTTCTCCTGGCCAGCTCAGGGGAATTTAATCTTGACCAGATCGGGCAGCTCCTCACCCACAAGAGCAGTGATATTACCCGCCGCTATGCCCACTTCCTTCCAGAAGCACAACAGCGAGCTGCAGACCGGGCAGCGGAGATCATCAGCGCCCATACGACAACGGCAGGCGGTAAAGAAGAGCAAAAGGTGGTCAACCTGCGCGATAAAAAATGA
- a CDS encoding toprim domain-containing protein has product MSKQTDSAFARKILERLKSSEWWTQTTRVSGNTIQGLTCPVCGEKGAAWAYQDGPMAINCNRLSQCGARTKTLELFPEIKRNFDVDFKPTKADPHRPAREYLLSRGIPKPLLQELSYWYLANCRNTGSGAVMFTVGQTAEEKQQANGRLFNPPVGGGKTHNIGSTAGLYWRHPGFTYDPTKPVWIVEGIIDALSLLALGKQAIAVLAAGQDPNKIDLTDFVQKVLAFDNDEAGRAACRKWHKVYQEAEVIICDQGQDWNDLLTAATSTDLAKKKLDESLPRFRNNGQLALAKNAQEWADIFYQFNQYPPSLFEFQRETFFAQLKTPRGNDQQPYLETSRILRAAVKVISYVIDTTIPARPEFRYNLEVYPGQKGSRPIETTAAGRDLSTARSLNEFFLSFAKVNFEGDHRSASALQTKITTSKAPEVQALTVVGYQPETDAYVFPRWAIDASGQLLQPDKRGCFRISHNRFFKPPAYGEAKAIPPEKITSKQVQDCYNLIKDAWGMNGLAAFSWMVAGWFVNQIKEEAGYFPFLSLWGDPAAGKSALVVLLNNMQGREGEGLPISQLNSKKGLVRTIGQVSGTFTAMLEDNERNERGFDYSMLLTGFNRGPLQVQAAFTATLETKENPFLGSLMFVQNVEPFNSKAERQRVISLQFKADNLTDDSRAAYEKMMNIGKKVLAGVVQQVLLNRSHFESAWQKEYSAAQADLTPMIERRILDNHALILAFYRLFCSCFKIQPDPDFTTFIKETGKRKCISSATRQTTLADHFFNLMDLIEDEKSVTAFHVDEEKGWLLVNLPRVEKMLRDRSINFQASEPLNIALQRHPSFIKNGFIYRFPYDPETDSSGRTKKRRVWVFDLEWHKNEQLSSAEAENAGE; this is encoded by the coding sequence ATGAGTAAACAGACTGACAGCGCTTTCGCTAGAAAAATCCTGGAACGGCTAAAAAGCTCTGAGTGGTGGACCCAGACCACTCGAGTTTCAGGCAATACAATCCAGGGGCTGACCTGTCCTGTTTGTGGAGAGAAGGGTGCAGCCTGGGCTTACCAGGACGGCCCCATGGCAATCAACTGCAACAGGCTTTCGCAGTGCGGTGCGCGCACAAAAACTTTGGAACTATTTCCAGAGATCAAACGCAACTTTGACGTGGATTTTAAACCAACCAAGGCGGATCCGCACCGACCGGCCCGCGAATACCTGTTAAGCCGTGGCATACCGAAACCGCTGCTGCAAGAACTCAGCTATTGGTATTTGGCCAACTGTCGTAACACAGGCAGCGGGGCTGTAATGTTCACTGTTGGTCAAACTGCAGAGGAAAAACAGCAAGCCAATGGGAGGCTATTTAATCCACCTGTAGGAGGTGGAAAAACTCATAATATCGGATCCACCGCAGGCCTCTACTGGCGGCACCCAGGTTTTACCTACGATCCAACCAAGCCAGTTTGGATCGTAGAGGGAATAATTGACGCCCTTAGTTTGCTCGCCCTCGGGAAACAGGCTATCGCTGTTCTTGCAGCTGGGCAGGATCCAAACAAAATAGACCTGACCGATTTTGTACAGAAGGTGCTTGCCTTTGACAATGATGAGGCGGGGCGTGCTGCCTGCAGAAAGTGGCACAAGGTGTATCAGGAAGCTGAGGTCATTATTTGCGACCAGGGCCAAGACTGGAATGACCTTTTGACAGCTGCAACCTCGACGGACCTGGCAAAGAAGAAGCTGGACGAATCACTTCCACGTTTCCGCAATAATGGCCAATTGGCCCTGGCTAAGAATGCCCAGGAATGGGCAGATATCTTTTATCAATTCAATCAGTACCCACCTTCACTCTTTGAATTCCAGCGAGAAACATTTTTTGCTCAACTCAAGACTCCACGGGGAAATGATCAACAGCCATATCTCGAAACCAGCCGCATACTCCGGGCCGCCGTCAAGGTTATTTCCTATGTGATAGACACCACGATCCCGGCCAGGCCTGAATTTAGGTATAACCTTGAAGTGTACCCCGGCCAGAAAGGAAGCAGGCCTATCGAAACCACGGCTGCCGGGCGAGATCTCAGCACAGCCCGATCGTTGAACGAGTTCTTTCTCTCTTTCGCCAAAGTGAATTTTGAAGGGGATCACCGCTCAGCCTCAGCATTGCAGACAAAAATAACCACATCCAAAGCCCCTGAAGTACAGGCCTTAACCGTTGTAGGTTATCAGCCAGAAACCGACGCGTACGTGTTTCCCCGGTGGGCGATTGACGCCAGCGGCCAGCTTCTCCAGCCCGACAAGCGGGGCTGTTTCCGGATTAGCCATAACCGATTTTTTAAGCCACCGGCATACGGTGAAGCGAAGGCAATTCCCCCGGAAAAGATCACTTCAAAGCAGGTACAGGATTGCTACAACCTCATCAAAGACGCATGGGGAATGAACGGACTTGCAGCCTTTTCCTGGATGGTGGCGGGATGGTTTGTCAACCAAATCAAAGAAGAGGCTGGATACTTCCCGTTCCTTTCTCTCTGGGGTGACCCTGCAGCGGGTAAGAGCGCCTTGGTTGTGCTTTTGAATAATATGCAAGGCCGTGAAGGTGAAGGCCTTCCCATTAGCCAACTGAATTCAAAAAAAGGACTGGTGCGGACGATTGGTCAAGTATCAGGAACGTTCACCGCCATGCTCGAGGATAACGAGCGCAATGAACGTGGCTTTGATTATTCCATGCTGTTGACAGGTTTTAATCGTGGCCCCCTGCAGGTGCAAGCCGCATTCACCGCCACCCTGGAGACCAAAGAGAACCCCTTTCTCGGGAGCCTCATGTTCGTCCAAAACGTGGAGCCATTCAACTCCAAGGCCGAACGGCAACGCGTAATCAGCTTGCAATTCAAGGCAGACAATCTTACCGACGATAGCCGAGCCGCCTACGAAAAGATGATGAACATCGGCAAAAAGGTTCTTGCTGGGGTTGTGCAACAGGTCCTTTTAAACCGGTCTCATTTTGAAAGCGCTTGGCAAAAAGAATACAGCGCTGCCCAAGCGGATCTCACTCCCATGATAGAACGCCGGATCCTCGACAACCATGCCTTGATTTTGGCTTTTTACCGACTGTTCTGTTCTTGCTTCAAGATTCAACCCGATCCCGACTTTACCACCTTTATCAAAGAAACAGGCAAGCGAAAGTGTATCAGCAGTGCCACCAGGCAAACCACACTTGCTGATCATTTTTTCAACCTCATGGACCTGATTGAAGATGAAAAATCGGTAACCGCGTTTCACGTCGACGAAGAGAAGGGCTGGCTGCTGGTGAATTTGCCCAGGGTGGAGAAGATGCTCAGAGACAGAAGCATAAACTTTCAGGCAAGCGAACCCCTCAATATAGCCTTACAGCGGCATCCCTCATTTATCAAAAATGGATTTATTTACCGCTTCCCCTATGACCCCGAGACAGACAGCTCAGGGCGCACAAAGAAACGAAGGGTCTGGGTGTTTGATCTGGAATGGCACAAAAACGAGCAGTTAAGCTCTGCTGAGGCCGAAAATGCAGGAGAATGA